A window of Microbacterium luteolum contains these coding sequences:
- a CDS encoding cyclase family protein: MTTDFRAHFDFAIAFANGGGMQGEGFRLDVPREEMTSDQVGALLVAHLGLALVSEVTIRDLLIVAETHRGSRGVDAQGDIDAPAARRVIDLSHPIEAGLVTYPGLPAPTITSHLTREDSRARYAPGTEFAMDIITMIGNTGTYIDSPFHRYADGGDLASLDLDTLVDLPAEVFHLRDAWTAERRGIAAITLADRDLRGAAVLLDTGWDRHFGTPAYGVGSPFLTEDGARFLVDAGVRLVGIDALNIDDTESGGERPAHSILLAAGVHVVEHLTGLDAVPPRGARFTAAPPAVRGFGTFPVRAFATVAAPH, translated from the coding sequence ATGACGACCGACTTCAGAGCGCATTTCGACTTCGCGATCGCCTTCGCCAACGGCGGCGGCATGCAGGGTGAGGGTTTCCGTCTCGACGTGCCGCGCGAGGAGATGACGTCGGATCAGGTGGGCGCGCTTCTGGTGGCGCACCTGGGCCTGGCGCTCGTCAGCGAGGTCACGATCCGCGACCTCCTGATCGTCGCCGAGACGCATCGCGGCAGTCGAGGTGTCGACGCACAGGGCGACATCGACGCCCCCGCCGCGAGGCGCGTCATCGATCTCAGCCACCCGATCGAGGCGGGGCTGGTCACCTACCCCGGCCTTCCGGCGCCCACCATCACGTCGCATCTCACGCGCGAGGACTCGCGAGCCAGGTACGCGCCGGGCACCGAGTTCGCGATGGACATCATCACCATGATCGGGAACACCGGCACCTATATCGACTCGCCGTTCCACCGCTACGCGGACGGCGGTGACCTGGCATCGCTCGACCTCGACACCCTCGTCGATCTGCCGGCCGAGGTCTTCCATCTGCGGGATGCTTGGACCGCCGAGCGGCGCGGCATCGCGGCGATCACTCTCGCGGATCGCGACCTCCGCGGCGCCGCCGTGCTGCTCGACACCGGCTGGGACCGGCACTTCGGGACGCCGGCGTACGGCGTCGGCTCGCCGTTCCTCACCGAGGATGGGGCCCGTTTCCTGGTCGACGCGGGCGTGCGGCTCGTCGGCATCGATGCGCTCAACATCGACGACACCGAGAGCGGAGGGGAGAGGCCGGCGCACAGCATCCTGCTCGCCGCCGGGGTTCACGTCGTCGAGCATCTGACCGGGCTCGACGCGGTGCCGCCGCGGGGCGCCCGGTTCACCGCGGCACCTCCCGCGGTGCGCGGCTTCGGCACATTTCCCGTCCGCGCGTTCGCGACGGTCGCCGCACCTCACTGA
- a CDS encoding 30S ribosomal protein bS22, translating to MGSVIKKRRKRMAKKKHRKLLRKTRHQRRNKK from the coding sequence GTGGGTTCTGTCATCAAGAAGCGCCGCAAGCGCATGGCGAAGAAGAAGCACCGCAAGCTGCTTCGTAAGACTCGCCACCAGCGCCGCAACAAGAAGTAA
- a CDS encoding Dabb family protein, giving the protein MTVRHVVTWKLAAEDAAERSAQAAEVARRLNALDGVVPQLLSISAGANMAYPDANWDVTLVADFASIDALEEYQVHPAHEEVVAYVRSVVSSRVAVDFEV; this is encoded by the coding sequence ATGACCGTCCGCCATGTGGTGACCTGGAAGCTCGCGGCCGAGGATGCCGCAGAGCGCAGCGCGCAGGCGGCCGAGGTCGCCCGTCGCCTCAACGCCCTCGACGGCGTGGTGCCGCAGCTGCTGTCGATCTCCGCCGGCGCCAACATGGCGTACCCCGACGCGAACTGGGATGTGACCCTGGTCGCCGACTTCGCCTCGATCGACGCGCTCGAGGAGTATCAGGTGCACCCCGCGCACGAGGAGGTCGTCGCCTACGTGCGCTCGGTCGTCTCGTCGCGCGTCGCCGTCGACTTCGAGGTCTGA
- a CDS encoding TetR/AcrR family transcriptional regulator: MTETEPPELPRGIALAWGVAADPQRGPKREMSVEKIVDAAVELADAEGIGAVSMAAVAAKLGFTPMSLYRYVSAKDDLLLLMQEQATGLPPESHLEADGWRDRLLALYEEQVLLYLRHPWMLSVPITGSPITPNSSAWLDASLAALESTPLSADERISVALAVTGDARWCGIVQAGYTAQSRGSGLTPEEVAVREATLYDRVITADEFPALRRAIEEDVFLSPADPFRFGVERMLDGVAAYISTLDRGEPRDPAGEWVALDPAELAGDRRLREAQKAVREAEKMLRTARKIERQTLREAGERLAKAKKIG, translated from the coding sequence ATGACTGAGACCGAGCCGCCGGAGCTGCCGCGGGGGATCGCGCTCGCCTGGGGCGTGGCCGCCGATCCGCAGCGGGGGCCCAAGCGCGAGATGAGCGTCGAGAAGATCGTCGATGCGGCCGTGGAACTGGCGGACGCCGAGGGCATCGGCGCCGTCTCGATGGCCGCCGTCGCCGCCAAGCTCGGCTTCACGCCGATGTCGCTCTACCGCTACGTGAGTGCGAAGGACGACCTGCTGCTGCTGATGCAGGAGCAGGCGACCGGGCTGCCGCCGGAGAGCCACCTCGAAGCCGACGGCTGGCGGGATCGGCTGCTCGCCCTCTACGAGGAGCAGGTGCTCCTGTATCTCCGGCATCCCTGGATGCTGTCCGTGCCGATCACGGGGTCGCCGATCACGCCGAACAGCTCCGCGTGGCTGGACGCATCGCTCGCCGCGCTCGAGAGCACGCCTCTCAGCGCCGATGAGCGGATCTCCGTCGCGCTGGCGGTGACCGGCGACGCGCGGTGGTGCGGGATCGTCCAGGCCGGCTACACCGCGCAGTCCCGCGGCTCCGGGCTCACCCCCGAAGAGGTCGCCGTGCGCGAGGCGACGCTCTACGACCGCGTGATCACCGCCGACGAGTTCCCGGCTCTTCGCCGCGCGATCGAGGAGGACGTGTTCCTCTCCCCGGCCGACCCCTTCCGGTTCGGCGTGGAACGGATGCTCGACGGTGTCGCCGCCTACATCTCGACGCTCGATCGTGGCGAACCGCGTGATCCCGCGGGGGAGTGGGTCGCCCTGGACCCGGCCGAACTCGCCGGCGACCGCCGGCTCCGTGAGGCGCAGAAGGCCGTCCGCGAAGCCGAGAAGATGCTGCGCACGGCGCGCAAGATCGAGCGACAGACCCTGCGCGAGGCCGGAGAGCGACTCGCGAAGGCGAAGAAGATCGGCTGA
- a CDS encoding 4'-phosphopantetheinyl transferase family protein, producing MEEITWHGATIAWARVADLGDFTEADLAAMGERQLARYRQLSGARAAGFLAGRALIRTLVVGLGGGDDVPLDSSCARCGEDHAAPRTPGFVLSVSHAEDLVAVAVSRGSTPLGVDLERNSAEDRVAELGPMFPAGSTPDLAGWTRIEAAVKADGRGVEIDPNTVRLEPARSVPQGAGPLVWSAVLPGRRSPVQVATLPGPDGHTLSVARG from the coding sequence ATGGAAGAGATCACCTGGCACGGCGCGACCATCGCCTGGGCGCGCGTCGCCGACCTCGGTGACTTCACCGAGGCGGATCTCGCGGCGATGGGAGAGCGTCAACTCGCGAGATACCGGCAGCTGAGCGGGGCGCGAGCCGCGGGATTCCTGGCGGGGCGCGCGCTGATCCGCACGCTCGTCGTCGGTCTCGGTGGGGGCGACGACGTGCCGCTCGACAGCTCGTGCGCGCGGTGCGGTGAGGATCACGCCGCGCCGCGCACGCCGGGCTTCGTGCTCAGCGTCAGCCACGCGGAGGATCTGGTAGCGGTCGCGGTGTCCAGGGGATCGACGCCGCTGGGCGTCGATCTCGAGCGGAACTCCGCGGAGGACCGCGTCGCGGAGCTCGGGCCGATGTTCCCGGCGGGGAGCACCCCCGACCTGGCCGGCTGGACCCGCATCGAAGCGGCCGTGAAGGCCGATGGGCGCGGGGTGGAGATCGATCCGAACACCGTGCGGCTGGAACCGGCGCGCTCGGTCCCGCAGGGCGCGGGACCGCTCGTGTGGTCGGCCGTGCTTCCCGGACGCCGATCGCCCGTTCAGGTCGCGACCCTGCCCGGCCCGGACGGCCATACGCTCAGCGTCGCGCGCGGCTGA
- a CDS encoding ATP-binding cassette domain-containing protein, with amino-acid sequence MHTAIAVQGLRKAFRGRVVVDDLDFTVARGEVFALLGPNGAGKTTTINILTTLTAADAGKAEVAGWDVRTQSAEVQRRISLTGQSAAIDDALTATENVVMFARLSGLGRAESKRRAADLIAQFDLTDAAARIVRTFSGGMRRRLDLALSFVVTPEVLFLDEPTTGLDTSSRRDLWDIIRQLASAGTTVFLTTQYLEEADQLADRVAVLHDGKIAALGTPAELKSRIGGDTMELHDSRGELRREIPTDGSIPDLRRALDLLDEEGADGIVTLRRPTLDDVFLAVTSPAARTSKELA; translated from the coding sequence ATGCACACAGCCATCGCAGTGCAGGGTCTCCGCAAGGCCTTCCGGGGCAGGGTCGTCGTCGACGACCTGGACTTCACCGTCGCGCGCGGAGAGGTCTTCGCCCTGCTCGGGCCGAACGGCGCCGGCAAGACCACGACGATCAACATCCTCACCACGCTCACCGCCGCCGACGCCGGCAAGGCCGAGGTGGCCGGATGGGACGTGCGCACGCAGAGCGCCGAGGTCCAGCGCAGGATCAGTCTCACCGGCCAGTCCGCCGCGATCGACGACGCTCTGACCGCCACCGAGAACGTCGTCATGTTCGCCCGCTTGTCGGGTCTCGGCCGGGCGGAGTCGAAGCGACGCGCTGCCGACCTCATCGCCCAGTTCGACCTGACGGATGCCGCGGCAAGGATCGTGCGGACGTTCTCGGGCGGCATGCGTCGCCGGCTCGACCTCGCGCTCAGCTTCGTCGTGACACCCGAGGTGCTGTTCCTCGATGAGCCGACGACCGGCCTCGACACGAGCAGCCGCCGCGACCTCTGGGACATCATCCGCCAGCTCGCGAGCGCCGGCACGACGGTCTTCCTCACCACGCAGTATCTGGAAGAGGCCGATCAGCTCGCGGACCGGGTCGCCGTGCTCCATGACGGGAAGATCGCAGCCCTCGGCACTCCGGCGGAGCTGAAGTCCCGCATCGGCGGCGACACCATGGAGCTGCACGACTCCCGCGGCGAGCTCCGCCGCGAGATCCCCACCGACGGATCGATCCCCGACCTCCGTCGTGCCCTCGACCTGCTCGACGAGGAGGGCGCGGACGGCATCGTCACTCTGCGTCGTCCGACACTCGACGACGTGTTCCTCGCCGTCACCTCACCCGCTGCTCGCACCTCGAAGGAGCTCGCATGA
- a CDS encoding helix-turn-helix domain-containing protein, which produces MPEVPDVRFLTVAEVAELMRVSKMTVYRLVHAGELPAIRFGRSYRVPESAVADALQRPIADVG; this is translated from the coding sequence ATGCCCGAAGTACCTGACGTCCGGTTCCTCACAGTGGCCGAGGTCGCCGAGCTCATGCGCGTGTCGAAGATGACCGTGTATCGGCTCGTCCACGCGGGCGAGCTGCCCGCCATCCGCTTCGGCCGCAGCTACCGCGTGCCCGAGTCCGCCGTCGCAGACGCGCTGCAGCGACCCATCGCCGACGTCGGCTGA
- a CDS encoding Pls/PosA family non-ribosomal peptide synthetase — translation MQTALDRSAEAPPPRTLIDILRETTARHPEASAIEDADGALSYAELLASVWRTAALLHAQGVRAGDRVGIRMASGRRELYIAILGTMAAGAAYVPVDADDPEERADLVFREARVTGTITGGGVYHPADAAPSSDLFDSENPHPSTAAVPVIAPPTVEDDAWIIFTSGSTGVPKGVAVSHRSAAAFVDAEARLFLQDAPLGPGDRVLAGLSVAFDASCEEMWLAWGHGACLVPAPRALVRSGEDLGPWLLGHGITVVSTVPTLAALWPQDAIENVRLLIFGGEACPPELVTRLASDGREVWNTYGPTEATVVACASLMDGAGPVRIGLPLDGWSLAVVDGTGERVAEGETGELIIGGVGLARYLDPAKDAEKYAAMPSLGWDRAYRSGDLVRFESDGLIFQGRADDQVKIGGRRIELGEVESALQALTAVSAATVVVQKTETGMSVLVGYVVPDEGFDRQIARAELSETLPAPLIPLLATVDDLPVRTSGKVDKAALPWPLDSGDAGDSSLSGTSAWLAEQWFAVLGIRPADEDADFFQLGGGSLAAAQLVSRLRTRAPEFTMTDVYDLPRLRQMADAVEEETDAEAEHEERVFSQPRPTPRRMQWVQTIAGFPLFVFTGIRWLLFLLAASWLLRLSPGFEFLPDVSGWVVLVGLLVFATPLGKMTIAATAARLLLAGVRPGDYPRGGGVHLRLWLAEQIAQQVDPVGLAGAPWVVYYARALGARIHRDVDLHTVPPITGMLDIGAGASIEPEVDLTGYWIDGDTVRIGSIRIGADATVGARSTLAPGTKIGRRAEIAPGSAVFGRVRAGQRWAGSPAARTGGLSQPFAPTRPPSKRRWLWAYAASSAALGVLPLLAFGAGGALLASGIRGADSLLAAVPGILAMLVPAVLLTGAVFAVVVLVLVRLLGIGLAEGIHPVRSRVAWQAWTTERLLDSARTFLFPLYSSGFTPLWLRALGADVGRDVEASTVLLIPKLTTIADGAFLADDTMVATYELQGGWMRLANARIGKRAFLGNSGLAAGGHNVPKDGLVAVLSVAPLKAKAGSSWLGSPATRLRRVVNDADLERTYRPRSGLRVARALWEAGRIVPVFVTCAIGLAVMLTLAALIEAVGLAWAVALSPAVMLAAGAFAALITSAAKWVIVGPIRAGEHPLWSSFVWRTEVSDTFTEMVAAPWFANAASGTPALAIWLRTLGAKIGRGVWTDSYWLPEPDLVTLGDGATVNRGCVVQTHLFHDRVMSIDSVTLENGATLGPHSVILPAATIGADATVGPASLVMRGEFVPVGSRWSGNPIGPWRAVKVRSYQASDA, via the coding sequence GTGCAGACGGCGCTGGACCGCAGCGCGGAGGCACCGCCGCCCCGGACGCTCATCGACATCCTCCGCGAGACGACCGCGCGGCATCCCGAGGCGTCGGCGATCGAAGACGCAGACGGCGCCCTGAGCTACGCCGAGCTGCTGGCGAGCGTCTGGCGCACCGCCGCGCTGCTGCACGCGCAGGGCGTTCGTGCGGGCGATCGCGTCGGCATCCGCATGGCGTCGGGCCGACGTGAGCTGTACATCGCGATCCTGGGCACGATGGCGGCGGGAGCGGCGTACGTGCCGGTCGACGCCGACGACCCCGAAGAGCGCGCCGACCTCGTGTTCCGTGAGGCCCGTGTCACCGGCACCATCACCGGCGGCGGCGTGTACCACCCCGCCGACGCCGCACCGTCGTCCGATCTCTTCGACAGTGAGAACCCGCACCCGAGCACGGCCGCCGTCCCGGTCATCGCGCCACCGACCGTCGAGGACGACGCCTGGATCATCTTCACCTCCGGCTCGACGGGCGTCCCGAAAGGGGTCGCGGTGTCGCATCGCTCTGCCGCCGCCTTCGTCGACGCCGAAGCCCGGCTGTTCCTGCAGGACGCTCCGCTCGGCCCGGGTGACCGTGTGCTGGCCGGGCTGTCGGTCGCCTTCGACGCCTCGTGCGAGGAGATGTGGCTGGCCTGGGGCCACGGCGCCTGCCTGGTGCCCGCTCCCCGTGCGCTCGTGCGCTCCGGTGAGGATCTCGGCCCGTGGCTGCTCGGCCACGGCATCACGGTCGTGTCGACCGTCCCGACGCTCGCCGCCCTCTGGCCGCAGGATGCGATCGAGAACGTGCGCCTGCTCATCTTCGGCGGAGAGGCATGCCCACCTGAGCTGGTGACCCGCCTCGCCTCCGACGGCCGGGAGGTCTGGAACACGTACGGTCCCACCGAAGCCACCGTCGTCGCGTGCGCCTCCCTGATGGACGGGGCAGGTCCCGTGCGCATCGGACTGCCGCTGGACGGCTGGTCGCTGGCGGTCGTCGACGGCACCGGCGAGCGCGTCGCCGAGGGAGAGACCGGAGAGCTCATCATCGGCGGCGTCGGGCTCGCGCGATACCTCGACCCCGCGAAGGATGCCGAGAAGTATGCCGCCATGCCGTCCCTGGGCTGGGACCGCGCCTACCGTTCCGGCGACCTCGTCCGCTTCGAGTCCGATGGCCTGATCTTCCAGGGCCGCGCCGACGACCAGGTCAAGATCGGCGGGCGTCGCATCGAACTGGGCGAGGTCGAATCGGCGCTGCAGGCCCTCACCGCGGTGTCCGCGGCGACCGTCGTCGTCCAGAAGACCGAGACCGGCATGTCGGTCCTCGTCGGCTACGTCGTGCCCGACGAGGGGTTCGACCGCCAGATCGCGCGCGCCGAGCTCTCCGAGACGCTGCCCGCTCCGCTCATCCCGCTCCTCGCGACGGTGGACGATCTGCCGGTGCGCACCTCCGGCAAGGTCGACAAGGCTGCTCTCCCGTGGCCGCTCGATTCCGGGGACGCCGGAGACTCGTCGCTCTCCGGCACATCGGCCTGGCTGGCCGAGCAGTGGTTCGCGGTGCTCGGCATCCGTCCGGCCGATGAGGACGCCGACTTCTTCCAGCTGGGTGGCGGCTCGCTCGCCGCCGCCCAGCTCGTCTCGCGCCTGCGGACGCGCGCCCCCGAATTCACCATGACCGACGTCTATGATCTTCCGCGGCTGCGCCAGATGGCGGATGCCGTCGAAGAGGAGACCGACGCTGAGGCCGAGCACGAGGAGCGCGTCTTCAGCCAGCCTCGGCCGACCCCGCGCAGGATGCAGTGGGTGCAGACGATCGCCGGGTTCCCGCTCTTCGTCTTCACCGGCATCCGCTGGCTCCTCTTCCTCCTCGCCGCGAGCTGGCTGCTGCGACTCTCTCCCGGGTTCGAGTTCCTCCCCGACGTCTCGGGATGGGTCGTGCTGGTGGGCCTGCTCGTCTTCGCGACTCCGCTGGGCAAGATGACGATCGCGGCGACGGCCGCCCGGCTCCTCCTCGCCGGGGTTCGCCCGGGAGACTATCCCCGCGGCGGCGGCGTGCACCTGCGCCTCTGGCTCGCCGAGCAGATCGCGCAGCAGGTCGATCCGGTCGGCCTCGCCGGAGCACCGTGGGTCGTGTACTACGCACGCGCGCTCGGCGCCCGCATCCACCGGGACGTCGACCTGCACACGGTGCCCCCGATCACCGGGATGCTCGACATCGGGGCCGGAGCATCGATCGAGCCCGAGGTGGACCTCACGGGCTACTGGATCGACGGCGACACGGTGCGCATCGGCAGCATCCGGATCGGCGCGGATGCCACGGTCGGCGCCCGCAGCACGCTCGCCCCCGGCACCAAGATCGGCCGGAGAGCCGAGATCGCCCCCGGATCGGCGGTCTTCGGTCGGGTGCGCGCGGGTCAGCGTTGGGCCGGTTCTCCCGCGGCCCGCACGGGTGGGCTCTCCCAGCCTTTCGCTCCGACGCGCCCGCCGAGCAAGCGCCGCTGGCTGTGGGCGTACGCGGCGTCGTCCGCCGCCCTCGGCGTCCTGCCGCTTCTCGCGTTCGGCGCCGGTGGTGCTCTCCTCGCGTCCGGGATCCGCGGCGCCGATTCGCTGCTCGCCGCGGTGCCGGGGATCCTCGCGATGCTCGTGCCGGCCGTGCTCCTCACCGGTGCGGTCTTCGCGGTCGTCGTGCTCGTCCTCGTCCGCCTGCTCGGCATCGGGCTGGCGGAGGGCATCCATCCCGTGCGCTCCCGGGTCGCCTGGCAGGCGTGGACGACCGAGCGGCTGCTCGACTCGGCCCGCACGTTCCTGTTCCCGCTGTACTCCAGCGGGTTCACCCCGCTGTGGCTGCGCGCCCTCGGCGCCGACGTCGGCCGCGACGTCGAGGCGTCGACCGTGCTGCTGATCCCGAAGCTCACGACGATCGCCGACGGCGCCTTCCTCGCCGACGACACCATGGTCGCCACGTATGAGCTGCAGGGCGGTTGGATGCGGTTGGCGAACGCCAGGATCGGCAAGCGCGCCTTCCTCGGCAACTCGGGGCTCGCCGCGGGTGGGCACAACGTCCCGAAGGATGGTCTGGTCGCCGTCCTCTCGGTGGCCCCGCTGAAGGCCAAGGCCGGATCGTCCTGGTTGGGCTCGCCCGCCACCCGTCTGCGGCGCGTGGTCAACGATGCCGACCTCGAGCGCACGTATCGTCCCCGCAGCGGCCTGCGGGTCGCTCGAGCCCTCTGGGAGGCGGGCCGGATCGTCCCGGTGTTCGTCACCTGCGCGATCGGGCTGGCGGTGATGCTGACCCTGGCCGCCCTCATCGAAGCGGTCGGCCTGGCGTGGGCTGTCGCGCTCTCTCCCGCCGTGATGCTGGCCGCCGGTGCCTTCGCGGCGTTGATCACCTCGGCCGCGAAGTGGGTCATCGTCGGTCCGATCCGTGCCGGCGAGCATCCGCTCTGGTCGAGCTTCGTGTGGCGCACCGAGGTGTCGGACACCTTCACGGAGATGGTCGCCGCACCCTGGTTCGCCAACGCGGCATCGGGCACACCCGCTCTCGCGATCTGGCTGCGCACCCTCGGCGCGAAGATCGGCCGAGGGGTCTGGACGGACAGCTACTGGCTTCCCGAACCCGACCTGGTCACCCTCGGCGACGGCGCGACCGTGAACCGCGGATGTGTGGTTCAGACGCATCTGTTCCATGATCGTGTGATGAGCATCGATTCCGTGACCCTCGAGAACGGTGCGACCCTGGGGCCGCACAGCGTCATCCTGCCTGCGGCGACGATCGGCGCGGATGCCACGGTGGGCCCGGCCTCTCTCGTGATGCGCGGAGAGTTCGTGCCCGTCGGGAGCCGGTGGAGCGGCAACCCGATCGGCCCCTGGCGGGCCGTCAAGGTGCGTTCGTACCAGGCCTCCGACGCATGA
- a CDS encoding glutaredoxin family protein, translating into MTTLTLIGKPDCHLCDVASEVIDAVVAELPDAAAEQIEIAEVSITDDPALYELWWEKIPVVLIDGELHAHWRVSPDRLRLALEESVRAVALSDQKESR; encoded by the coding sequence GTGACCACGCTGACCCTGATCGGCAAGCCCGACTGCCACCTCTGCGATGTCGCCTCCGAGGTGATCGACGCCGTCGTCGCCGAGCTGCCGGATGCCGCGGCGGAGCAGATCGAGATCGCCGAGGTCTCCATCACGGACGACCCGGCCCTGTACGAGCTGTGGTGGGAGAAGATCCCGGTGGTGCTCATCGACGGAGAACTCCACGCGCACTGGCGGGTGTCGCCCGACCGGCTGCGCCTCGCGCTCGAAGAGTCCGTCCGCGCCGTCGCGCTCAGCGATCAGAAGGAGTCGAGATGA
- a CDS encoding M1 family metallopeptidase — MTVDPYTPHSGDRRFGVLHYDLSIDYRVPTNRLVGTATLQVRMQEAAKHISLDLVGLKATKVRVSGDRGATFRQDQRRIRVDFGTERAAGDEFTVTVDYSGAPAPRRTRWGMIGWEELEDGALVASQPTGAATWFPCNDIPSDKATYRLEFTADPEYTVVSGGAATRSTQRGRTRWTFQQTLPTATYLMTVQIGQYADERVALGDTPGRLYFPTALAPRVRADFAPLDEMMRVFVEAFGPYPQDSYKVVVTPDDLEIPLEAQGMAIFGANHIDGAQSCERLIAHELAHQWFGNSVGVSRWQDIWLNEGFACYAEWVWSEASGGATAHAKARAHHARLAALPQDLLLSDPGPADMFDDRVYKRGALALHALRLTIGDGLFFTVTRTWASRFEGLAVTTDDFLGLVDEIAGAEGRALMRAWLDDLPLPALPPVSRARR, encoded by the coding sequence ATGACCGTCGACCCCTACACCCCGCACAGCGGAGACCGCCGCTTCGGGGTGCTGCACTACGACCTCTCGATCGACTACCGGGTGCCGACGAATCGCCTCGTCGGCACGGCCACGCTGCAGGTGCGGATGCAGGAGGCGGCGAAGCACATCTCGCTCGACCTCGTCGGGCTCAAGGCCACGAAGGTGCGGGTGAGCGGGGACCGCGGCGCGACCTTCCGGCAGGATCAGCGCCGCATCAGGGTGGACTTCGGCACCGAGCGAGCGGCGGGCGACGAGTTCACGGTCACGGTGGACTACTCGGGAGCACCGGCCCCGCGCCGCACCCGCTGGGGGATGATCGGCTGGGAGGAGCTCGAAGACGGCGCCCTGGTCGCCTCGCAGCCGACCGGCGCCGCGACGTGGTTCCCGTGCAACGACATCCCCTCGGACAAGGCCACGTACCGGCTGGAGTTCACGGCGGACCCGGAGTACACGGTGGTCAGCGGCGGGGCGGCGACCCGTTCGACGCAACGCGGACGCACCCGCTGGACGTTCCAGCAGACGCTGCCCACGGCGACGTACCTCATGACGGTGCAGATCGGCCAGTACGCGGATGAGAGGGTCGCGCTCGGCGACACCCCTGGTCGGCTCTACTTCCCGACGGCGCTCGCTCCGCGTGTGCGCGCGGACTTCGCTCCCCTCGACGAGATGATGCGCGTCTTCGTCGAGGCCTTCGGTCCGTACCCGCAGGACTCGTACAAGGTCGTCGTCACGCCGGACGATCTCGAGATCCCGCTCGAAGCGCAGGGCATGGCGATCTTCGGTGCCAACCACATCGACGGGGCGCAGAGCTGCGAGCGGCTGATCGCGCACGAGCTCGCGCATCAGTGGTTCGGCAACAGCGTCGGGGTGAGCCGCTGGCAGGACATCTGGCTGAACGAGGGGTTCGCCTGCTACGCCGAATGGGTGTGGTCCGAGGCCTCGGGAGGTGCGACGGCGCATGCGAAGGCGCGAGCCCACCACGCGCGCCTCGCGGCTCTTCCGCAGGACCTGCTGCTGTCCGACCCCGGCCCCGCCGACATGTTCGACGACCGCGTCTACAAGCGCGGGGCGCTGGCCCTCCACGCGCTGCGGCTCACGATCGGCGACGGACTCTTCTTCACGGTCACGCGCACCTGGGCGTCCCGCTTCGAAGGACTCGCCGTGACGACCGACGACTTCCTCGGCCTGGTCGACGAGATCGCCGGAGCAGAAGGACGCGCGCTGATGCGGGCATGGCTCGACGATCTGCCGCTTCCTGCTCTTCCCCCGGTCAGCCGCGCGCGACGCTGA
- a CDS encoding rhodanese-like domain-containing protein — MKSITVTELAERSTTPLVDVREKDEFAAGHVPGAVNIPMSEIGNRLEELPGEAFDVICQMGGRSARVVEALEARGYDVTNVEGGTGEWIAQGREVEVPSA, encoded by the coding sequence ATGAAGTCGATCACCGTCACCGAGCTCGCCGAGCGCTCCACCACGCCGCTCGTCGACGTGCGCGAGAAGGACGAGTTCGCGGCGGGCCACGTGCCCGGTGCGGTCAACATCCCGATGTCCGAGATCGGCAACCGCCTGGAAGAGCTGCCCGGCGAGGCATTCGACGTGATCTGCCAGATGGGCGGTCGTTCGGCTCGAGTCGTCGAGGCGCTCGAGGCGCGCGGCTACGACGTGACGAACGTCGAGGGCGGCACCGGGGAATGGATCGCCCAGGGTCGCGAGGTCGAGGTGCCGTCGGCGTGA